In a single window of the Litorilituus sediminis genome:
- the rpsO gene encoding 30S ribosomal protein S15, which produces MSLNAAEKAAIVAEYAQKEGDTGSPEVQVALLTTQINHLQGHFKEHIHDHHSRRGLLRMVAQRRKLLDYLKGKNSERYSALISKLGLRR; this is translated from the coding sequence ATGTCTTTAAATGCTGCAGAAAAAGCTGCAATCGTTGCAGAATATGCACAAAAAGAAGGTGACACTGGTTCTCCAGAAGTACAAGTTGCTTTGTTAACTACACAAATCAACCACTTACAAGGTCACTTCAAAGAGCACATCCATGATCACCACTCACGTCGTGGTTTATTACGTATGGTTGCTCAACGTCGTAAGTTACTTGACTACTTAAAAGGTAAGAACTCAGAGCGTTACTCTGCACTTATCAGCAAGTTAGGTTTACGTCGCTAA
- the truB gene encoding tRNA pseudouridine(55) synthase TruB — translation MAKRRKGRPINGVLLLDKPYDMSSNHALQAVKRIYFAQKAGHTGALDPLATGMLPICLGEGTKFSQFLLDTDKTYQVTAKLGIRTTTSDADGDIVSEKPVDVSEAQLMAALDSFRGTTKQVPSMYSALKYQGQPLYKYAREGVEVPREARDITVFSLEVLRFEGDEVELTIHVSKGTYIRTIVDDLGELLGCGAHVADLRRLAVGSYPIDKMVTLEHIERLLEQAKESGVTPSTLLDPLLLPMETAVVGMPAVYIDDMSANFLRHGNPVQAYNAPSEGSVQVFVGEDETDAQAEFIGVGAINDDGLVAPKRIVVL, via the coding sequence ATGGCAAAGAGAAGAAAAGGCCGCCCGATAAACGGTGTTTTATTGCTAGATAAACCGTATGACATGTCGTCAAACCATGCCTTACAAGCAGTAAAAAGAATATATTTTGCTCAAAAGGCAGGACATACCGGGGCGTTAGATCCGCTTGCAACAGGCATGTTGCCAATCTGTTTAGGGGAAGGCACTAAGTTTTCTCAGTTTTTATTAGATACAGATAAAACTTATCAAGTGACAGCTAAACTCGGTATTAGAACAACAACCAGTGATGCCGATGGTGACATCGTCAGCGAAAAGCCAGTTGATGTTAGTGAAGCACAATTAATGGCTGCATTAGATAGTTTTCGAGGTACTACCAAGCAAGTGCCATCTATGTATTCTGCGCTTAAATATCAAGGCCAGCCATTATATAAGTATGCGCGTGAAGGTGTTGAAGTGCCGAGAGAGGCTCGTGATATCACCGTATTTTCACTGGAAGTGTTACGCTTTGAAGGTGATGAGGTTGAATTAACCATTCATGTATCAAAAGGCACTTACATTCGTACCATTGTAGATGACTTAGGTGAGCTGTTAGGTTGCGGTGCTCATGTGGCTGATTTACGACGTTTAGCTGTCGGCAGTTATCCGATTGATAAAATGGTCACCCTAGAGCATATCGAGCGCTTATTAGAGCAAGCTAAAGAGTCAGGTGTGACGCCATCTACTTTATTAGATCCGCTGCTATTGCCAATGGAAACCGCGGTTGTTGGCATGCCAGCAGTTTATATTGATGATATGTCAGCGAATTTCTTACGCCATGGTAATCCAGTTCAAGCCTATAATGCGCCGAGTGAGGGCAGTGTTCAGGTGTTCGTTGGTGAAGATGAAACTGATGCTCAAGCGGAGTTTATTGGTGTTGGTGCAATTAATGATGATGGTTTGGTTGCGCCTAAGCGAATTGTCGTTTTATAA
- the rbfA gene encoding 30S ribosome-binding factor RbfA — MAREYARTDRVAQQIQKEIAVILMREVKDPRLSMTTVSAVEVTRDLAYAKVFVTFFDDDQSKIASSIEVLTEAEGYIRSLLAKRLRARIMPHLRFVYDKSMVEGVRMSNLVDRAVASDKRHDDVDDASEKDS, encoded by the coding sequence ATGGCTAGAGAATATGCCAGAACTGACCGAGTGGCTCAGCAAATCCAAAAAGAAATCGCCGTAATCTTAATGCGAGAGGTAAAAGATCCTCGTTTGAGTATGACAACGGTATCTGCAGTCGAAGTAACTCGTGATTTAGCCTACGCAAAAGTCTTTGTCACTTTCTTCGATGATGATCAAAGTAAAATTGCTAGCTCAATTGAAGTATTAACAGAAGCTGAAGGTTATATTCGCTCACTATTAGCAAAACGTTTACGTGCCCGTATAATGCCGCATTTACGTTTTGTTTATGACAAGTCGATGGTTGAAGGTGTACGTATGAGTAACCTTGTTGATCGTGCTGTAGCTAGTGATAAGCGTCATGACGATGTTGATGATGCAAGCGAAAAGGATAGCTAA
- the infB gene encoding translation initiation factor IF-2, producing the protein MADITVAELAKEIGTPVDRLVSQLADSGVKKSATDSISQEEKEALLGHLKKQHGDDSSAKPSKLTLSRKTKSTLTLGHGSKAKSVNVEVRKKRTYVKRSELEEQKLAEEAAKAEAEAKAKAEAEAAAKAEAERKEAEAAAAVAKAKAEAEAERKAQAKAEAEAKAKQAAIEKAKNIEQAAAVPVKEAESEEAKKLRLQQEKEAAAKAEAEAKEAAAAAAKLAEENEARWKAQEAERKAKEKEVVHLTSSKYAQEAEDAIDADEEGGRRRRKKKAGQDKKAKDTRPAKGRKKTLSAPQSLQHGFTKPVETKVQDIRIGETISVAELANKMAKKGAEVVKAMFKMGAMATINQVIDQETAALVAEEMGFNVVLVKENALEEAVLADRGDAGEEITRAPVVTIMGHVDHGKTSLLDHIREAKVADGEAGGITQHIGAYHVETGHGMITFLDTPGHAAFTAMRSRGAKATDIVIIVVAADDGVMPQTIEAIQHAKASDVPIIIAVNKMDKETADPDRVKNELSQHDVIPEDWGGDVQFVHVSAKTGLGIDELLDSVLLQSEVLELTAVVDKMANGVVVESKLDKGRGPVATILVQEGTLNQGDIVLCGLEYGRVRAMRDENGKAIKSAGPSIPVEILGLSGVPQSGDEATVVKDEKKAREVALYRQGKFRDVKLARQQKSKLENMFANMAEGEVSEVNVVLKSDVQGSLEAISDSLQKLSTDEVKVRIIGSGVGGITETDATLAAASNAIIVGFNVRADAAARKVIESEGVDLRYYSVIYALIDEVKQAMSGMLAPEFKQEIIGLAEVRDVFKSPKIGAIAGCMVTEGTIKRSAPIRVLRDNVVIYEGELESLRRFKDDVQEVRNGTECGIGVKNYNDVRVGDQIEVFETVEVKRSL; encoded by the coding sequence ATGGCAGATATAACGGTAGCAGAACTTGCCAAAGAAATCGGTACACCGGTGGATCGCTTAGTAAGTCAATTAGCTGACTCAGGCGTGAAAAAATCGGCAACGGATTCAATTTCGCAAGAAGAAAAAGAAGCGCTTTTAGGACACTTGAAAAAACAGCACGGTGATGATTCATCAGCTAAGCCAAGTAAATTAACTTTAAGCAGAAAAACTAAATCTACTTTGACCTTAGGTCACGGCAGCAAAGCAAAATCGGTTAATGTTGAAGTACGTAAGAAACGCACATACGTTAAACGCAGTGAGCTTGAAGAGCAAAAATTAGCAGAAGAAGCGGCAAAAGCTGAAGCGGAAGCCAAAGCGAAGGCAGAAGCAGAAGCGGCAGCAAAAGCAGAAGCAGAGCGTAAAGAAGCTGAAGCGGCTGCAGCAGTAGCGAAAGCTAAAGCTGAAGCTGAAGCAGAGCGTAAGGCACAAGCTAAAGCAGAAGCGGAAGCTAAAGCTAAGCAAGCTGCTATAGAAAAAGCAAAGAATATCGAGCAAGCAGCGGCAGTACCTGTGAAAGAAGCTGAAAGCGAAGAAGCGAAAAAACTGAGATTACAGCAAGAAAAAGAAGCGGCAGCTAAAGCTGAAGCGGAAGCAAAAGAAGCTGCAGCAGCAGCAGCTAAATTAGCTGAAGAAAATGAAGCGCGCTGGAAAGCTCAAGAAGCTGAGCGTAAAGCGAAAGAAAAAGAAGTGGTTCACTTAACTTCATCTAAATACGCACAAGAAGCAGAAGATGCTATTGATGCTGATGAAGAAGGTGGCCGTCGTCGCCGTAAGAAAAAAGCTGGCCAAGATAAGAAAGCTAAAGATACACGCCCGGCAAAAGGTCGTAAGAAAACTTTATCTGCACCACAAAGTTTACAGCATGGCTTTACTAAGCCAGTAGAAACGAAAGTACAAGACATTCGCATTGGTGAAACAATTTCTGTTGCAGAGTTAGCCAATAAGATGGCTAAAAAAGGTGCTGAAGTTGTTAAAGCCATGTTCAAAATGGGTGCTATGGCGACTATCAACCAAGTTATTGACCAAGAAACGGCTGCATTAGTGGCTGAAGAAATGGGCTTTAACGTAGTGTTAGTGAAAGAAAATGCACTAGAAGAAGCAGTACTAGCGGATCGCGGTGATGCCGGTGAAGAAATTACGCGTGCGCCAGTTGTCACTATTATGGGTCACGTTGACCACGGTAAAACATCATTACTTGACCACATCCGTGAAGCAAAAGTTGCTGATGGCGAAGCTGGTGGTATTACCCAGCACATTGGTGCATATCACGTAGAAACGGGTCATGGCATGATCACTTTCTTAGATACTCCTGGTCACGCTGCCTTTACCGCAATGCGTTCACGTGGTGCTAAGGCAACCGATATCGTTATCATAGTTGTTGCTGCCGATGATGGTGTTATGCCACAAACAATCGAAGCGATTCAGCACGCTAAAGCCTCTGATGTGCCAATTATTATTGCTGTTAACAAAATGGATAAAGAAACCGCAGATCCAGATCGTGTTAAGAATGAGTTATCACAACATGATGTTATCCCAGAAGATTGGGGTGGTGATGTGCAGTTTGTTCACGTATCAGCAAAAACTGGTTTAGGTATCGATGAGTTATTAGACTCAGTATTGTTACAATCAGAAGTACTAGAGCTTACCGCTGTAGTAGATAAGATGGCTAACGGTGTTGTGGTTGAATCTAAACTTGATAAAGGTCGTGGCCCAGTTGCAACGATTCTTGTTCAAGAAGGTACGTTAAACCAAGGTGATATCGTACTTTGTGGTTTAGAGTATGGTCGTGTTCGTGCGATGCGCGATGAAAATGGTAAAGCGATTAAGTCTGCTGGCCCGTCTATCCCTGTAGAAATTTTAGGTCTAAGTGGCGTACCACAATCAGGTGATGAAGCGACTGTGGTTAAAGATGAGAAGAAAGCACGTGAAGTTGCTTTATATCGTCAAGGCAAATTCCGTGATGTTAAGCTTGCTCGTCAACAAAAATCTAAACTTGAAAACATGTTTGCGAACATGGCTGAAGGTGAGGTTTCTGAGGTGAATGTTGTACTTAAGTCAGATGTACAAGGTTCATTAGAAGCCATTTCAGATTCATTACAAAAACTTTCAACAGATGAAGTTAAAGTACGTATCATTGGCTCAGGTGTTGGTGGTATTACCGAAACTGATGCAACATTAGCAGCAGCTTCTAATGCAATCATCGTTGGTTTCAACGTACGTGCTGATGCCGCTGCACGTAAAGTAATAGAATCTGAAGGTGTTGATTTACGTTATTACAGCGTTATTTACGCATTAATTGACGAAGTGAAGCAAGCCATGAGTGGTATGCTTGCACCTGAGTTTAAGCAAGAAATTATTGGTCTTGCTGAAGTACGTGATGTCTTTAAGTCACCTAAGATTGGCGCGATTGCTGGTTGTATGGTAACTGAAGGTACCATTAAGCGTAGTGCACCAATTCGTGTTTTACGTGATAACGTCGTTATTTACGAAGGTGAGCTTGAATCACTACGTCGCTTTAAAGATGACGTACAAGAAGTACGTAATGGTACTGAGTGTGGTATCGGCGTTAAGAACTATAATGATGTTCGCGTTGGTGACCAGATTGAAGTATTTGAGACGGTAGAAGTTAAACGCTCTCTTTAA
- the nusA gene encoding transcription termination factor NusA, translated as MSKEVLLVVDAVSNEKALPRESIFEAMETALETATKKKYDGDIVVRVSIDRISGDFDTFRRWLIVDESETPMENPYAEISLEAAQYENPELQVGDYVEEQIESVKFDRVTTQTAKQVIVQKIREAERALVVDAYQEQLGELVTGVVKKSSRDSVILDLGNNAEAIIYRDDMLPRESFRPGDRVRGLLYEIKPEARGAQLFVSRTKPEMLIELFRVEVPEIGEEMLEIKGAARDPGSRAKIAVKSNDKRIDPVGACVGMRGSRVQAVSGELGGERVDIVLHDDNVAQFVINAMAPAEVASIIVDEDKGTMDIAVEEGNLAMAIGRSGQNIRLASQLTGWELNVMTVEDMKEKHQAENDKVLTLFTEKLDLDEDFAMLLAEEGFTSLEEIAYVPVAEMLEIDGLNEEIVEELRERAKEALTTQALASEETLEGAEPAEDLLALEGLERHTAFVLASRGVRTLEDLAEQGIDEISDIDELDETKAGELIMAARNICWFNEE; from the coding sequence ATGAGTAAGGAAGTATTACTGGTTGTTGATGCTGTTTCAAATGAAAAAGCATTACCCCGAGAAAGCATTTTTGAAGCAATGGAAACAGCTTTAGAGACAGCTACAAAGAAAAAGTACGATGGTGATATTGTGGTCCGTGTTTCAATTGACCGCATTTCAGGTGATTTCGATACATTTCGTCGTTGGTTAATTGTCGACGAAAGTGAAACACCGATGGAAAACCCGTACGCTGAAATTAGCCTTGAAGCAGCTCAATATGAAAACCCTGAACTACAAGTGGGTGATTACGTTGAAGAGCAAATTGAATCAGTTAAATTTGACCGTGTAACTACACAAACAGCGAAACAAGTTATTGTGCAAAAAATTCGCGAAGCTGAGCGTGCATTAGTGGTTGATGCTTACCAAGAACAGTTAGGCGAACTTGTAACGGGTGTTGTTAAGAAATCAAGCCGTGATAGCGTGATTTTAGATTTAGGTAATAATGCGGAAGCTATTATTTACCGCGATGATATGTTACCTCGCGAATCTTTCCGTCCAGGTGATCGTGTACGTGGTTTACTATATGAAATTAAGCCCGAAGCACGTGGTGCGCAGTTATTTGTTAGCCGTACAAAACCAGAAATGCTAATTGAACTATTCCGCGTTGAAGTACCTGAAATTGGCGAAGAAATGCTGGAAATTAAAGGTGCTGCTCGTGATCCAGGTTCTCGTGCAAAAATTGCAGTGAAGAGTAATGATAAGCGTATTGACCCTGTTGGTGCTTGTGTTGGTATGCGTGGTTCGCGTGTACAAGCGGTTTCTGGTGAGCTAGGTGGTGAACGTGTCGATATCGTACTACATGATGATAACGTTGCTCAGTTTGTTATTAATGCTATGGCACCTGCTGAAGTTGCTTCAATTATCGTTGATGAAGATAAAGGCACAATGGATATTGCGGTTGAAGAAGGTAACTTAGCAATGGCCATTGGCCGTAGTGGTCAAAACATTCGTTTAGCTAGCCAACTAACCGGTTGGGAGCTTAATGTGATGACTGTTGAAGACATGAAAGAAAAGCATCAAGCTGAAAACGACAAGGTATTAACTTTATTTACTGAGAAGTTAGATCTTGATGAAGACTTTGCCATGTTACTTGCAGAAGAAGGTTTTACTTCATTAGAAGAAATTGCCTATGTGCCAGTCGCTGAAATGTTAGAAATTGACGGTTTGAATGAAGAAATCGTTGAAGAGTTAAGAGAGCGCGCTAAAGAAGCGTTAACGACACAAGCATTGGCAAGTGAAGAAACGCTTGAAGGTGCAGAGCCTGCAGAAGACTTACTTGCACTTGAAGGTTTAGAGCGTCACACAGCGTTTGTTTTAGCTAGTCGTGGTGTACGTACACTAGAAGACTTAGCAGAGCAAGGCATTGATGAAATTAGTGACATTGATGAATTAGATGAAACCAAAGCGGGTGAGTTAATTATGGCTGCTCGTAACATTTGTTGGTTTAACGAAGAATAA
- the rimP gene encoding ribosome maturation factor RimP yields MAKFEQKLTDMLRPAVEETGKSLLGIEFISAGNNSVLRLFIDHEDGITVDDCAEVSRQVGAILDVEDPISSEYNLEVSSPGLDRPLFDLEHYQAVIGETINVKLAMPLNGRRKFKGELVSIENDTLVVVVDGIDYELVISNIDKANLVANFEK; encoded by the coding sequence TTGGCTAAATTTGAACAAAAATTGACTGATATGTTACGTCCAGCAGTGGAAGAAACCGGTAAGTCTTTGCTTGGTATCGAGTTTATAAGTGCTGGGAATAATTCAGTTTTACGTTTGTTTATTGACCATGAAGATGGCATTACCGTTGATGACTGTGCAGAAGTGAGTCGTCAAGTGGGGGCTATTTTAGATGTCGAAGATCCAATAAGTAGTGAATATAACCTAGAGGTTTCATCACCTGGTCTTGATAGACCCTTGTTTGATTTAGAACATTATCAAGCAGTTATAGGTGAAACCATCAATGTTAAGCTTGCTATGCCATTAAATGGTCGTAGAAAGTTTAAAGGTGAGCTGGTTAGCATAGAAAACGATACCCTTGTTGTAGTGGTAGACGGCATAGACTATGAGTTAGTTATCAGCAACATTGATAAAGCAAACCTTGTCGCAAATTTTGAAAAATAA
- a CDS encoding EAL domain-containing protein has product MYKFSKLLFKNSLIAALFFLVFCFAVLFFVKNDLSEQSNQHQYAILALSEQLAQSSSANDSSVNKEIAKSLAILLKKSNQYLLLSIRDNTGSLYNSQKKPSSYLSFIFPEKQSVRLNGLAFTLEYQLDLSKQTGLVNNILIALFILAITFTVLASVLNYRLQSKVLKAISSQIKHDLDEINNPEGDSFGKSKKTNGLDIPELKEGIAEIKALMSEQLKNSTSLEMEAYVDHLTGLENRNRFVQFYEEQITQESPINFGVLLITRCSELQTINQVHGYHEGDTYITNVADLIKAAISKHPRGKLFRLNSSDFATILPNEKIKQAEVYAQELTQEFNQYQQAEDLDSVAFTGLVFFDKTKPLGELLALADTGVSVAQTKSNNSWYSLKDTDIISSNVTNTGNQNWRQEIDSVIEGQRIALLLQPIQPSGRNNKVYSEVLARFLNSNDEMLPTASFIAMAEKLDKIVAVDKLIIDSAINEIVNKNMLENSFGINISARSINDEHFMIWLERKLLREPAAASRLVFEITEFGLQQNIKTGKRLVEMLHRVGARVTVERFGVGLTSFKFFRDLTPDYIKMDSSYTRDIDDDKNNQYFLRLMVDLAHRLGINVLAESVETQEEKHTLEKLFIDGCQGFYVGKPAPL; this is encoded by the coding sequence ATGTATAAGTTTTCTAAATTATTATTCAAAAATTCGTTGATTGCTGCCTTATTCTTTTTAGTCTTCTGTTTCGCTGTGCTTTTTTTTGTTAAAAACGATTTATCAGAGCAAAGCAATCAGCACCAGTATGCCATACTTGCCTTATCTGAGCAGCTAGCTCAATCTAGTTCAGCCAATGATAGTAGTGTTAACAAAGAAATAGCAAAATCATTAGCCATTTTATTAAAGAAGTCTAACCAATATTTACTATTATCGATTCGAGATAATACAGGCAGTTTATATAACAGCCAAAAAAAACCATCTTCTTATTTGAGCTTTATTTTTCCAGAAAAACAGTCAGTCCGTTTAAATGGACTAGCATTTACACTGGAATATCAGCTCGATCTTAGTAAACAAACGGGCTTAGTTAATAATATCTTAATAGCTCTGTTCATTTTAGCTATTACTTTTACCGTATTAGCCAGTGTTTTAAATTACCGTTTACAGTCAAAAGTTTTAAAAGCTATCAGCTCGCAAATCAAACATGATTTAGATGAAATTAATAATCCAGAAGGTGACTCTTTTGGTAAAAGCAAAAAAACAAACGGACTCGACATTCCCGAGCTTAAAGAAGGTATTGCTGAAATAAAGGCATTAATGTCTGAACAACTTAAGAATTCAACCTCACTAGAGATGGAAGCTTATGTAGATCATTTAACTGGCCTTGAAAACCGCAACAGATTTGTGCAGTTTTATGAAGAGCAAATAACACAAGAGAGCCCTATTAACTTTGGTGTATTACTTATTACCCGTTGTTCAGAATTACAAACTATTAATCAAGTACATGGTTACCATGAAGGTGACACTTATATCACTAACGTAGCTGACTTAATTAAAGCAGCCATTAGCAAACACCCTCGAGGAAAGCTATTTCGCTTAAATAGCTCAGATTTTGCCACCATTTTACCGAATGAAAAAATAAAGCAAGCTGAAGTATACGCACAAGAATTAACGCAAGAGTTTAATCAATACCAACAAGCTGAAGATTTAGACTCTGTCGCATTTACCGGTTTAGTATTCTTTGATAAAACCAAACCCTTAGGTGAATTATTAGCTTTAGCTGATACTGGCGTAAGTGTTGCGCAAACTAAAAGCAATAACTCTTGGTATTCACTAAAAGATACCGACATTATCTCAAGCAATGTCACTAACACAGGTAATCAGAATTGGCGCCAAGAAATCGATAGTGTTATTGAAGGACAACGTATTGCGTTATTACTTCAACCAATTCAACCAAGTGGCCGTAATAACAAGGTCTATAGTGAGGTATTAGCACGCTTTTTAAATAGTAATGATGAGATGCTGCCTACTGCATCATTTATCGCCATGGCGGAAAAACTTGATAAAATCGTTGCCGTTGACAAACTCATTATTGATAGTGCCATTAATGAAATCGTTAACAAAAACATGCTAGAAAACAGCTTCGGCATTAATATTAGTGCACGTAGTATTAATGATGAGCATTTTATGATTTGGCTAGAGCGTAAATTATTGCGAGAGCCTGCCGCCGCATCGAGATTAGTATTTGAAATCACAGAATTTGGCTTACAGCAAAATATTAAAACCGGCAAACGACTGGTGGAAATGCTGCACCGTGTCGGCGCACGCGTAACCGTCGAACGATTTGGTGTTGGCTTAACTTCATTTAAATTCTTTAGAGATTTAACACCAGATTATATCAAAATGGATAGCTCTTATACTCGCGATATAGATGACGATAAGAATAATCAGTACTTTTTACGCCTAATGGTAGACTTAGCACACAGGCTAGGTATCAACGTACTTGCTGAAAGCGTTGAAACCCAAGAAGAAAAGCACACATTAGAAAAACTTTTTATTGATGGTTGCCAAGGTTTTTATGTCGGTAAACCCGCACCACTTTAA
- the rsxA gene encoding electron transport complex subunit RsxA yields the protein MTDYVLLLIGTVLVNNFVLVQFLGLCPFMGVSSRTETAIGMSFATIFVMTIASLLSYLVTTYVLEPLSLEFLTTMSFILVIAVVVQFTEMVVHRTSANLYRLLGIFLPLITTNCAVLGVALLNLRLQHGFLESIIYGFGAAAGFSLVLVMFSAMREKLANADVPTPFKGAAIAMITAGLMSLAFMGFTGLVNV from the coding sequence ATGACTGATTACGTATTGCTATTAATAGGCACAGTACTCGTTAATAACTTTGTCCTCGTACAATTTCTTGGTCTTTGCCCTTTTATGGGGGTTTCTTCCCGCACAGAAACAGCGATAGGAATGTCATTTGCCACAATTTTTGTCATGACTATTGCCTCTTTACTAAGCTACTTAGTGACCACTTATGTACTAGAGCCACTAAGCCTTGAGTTCCTAACAACCATGAGCTTTATTCTAGTCATTGCGGTTGTCGTTCAATTCACCGAAATGGTTGTCCATAGAACAAGTGCTAACTTGTATCGCTTATTGGGTATTTTTCTGCCATTAATTACCACTAACTGTGCCGTTTTAGGTGTTGCTTTACTCAATCTAAGATTACAACACGGCTTTTTAGAATCAATTATCTATGGCTTTGGCGCTGCTGCTGGCTTTTCTTTGGTACTGGTTATGTTCTCAGCCATGCGCGAGAAGCTGGCAAATGCCGATGTCCCAACACCATTTAAAGGGGCTGCAATAGCCATGATTACTGCTGGACTTATGTCTTTAGCCTTTATGGGCTTTACTGGTTTGGTGAATGTATAA
- the rsxB gene encoding electron transport complex subunit RsxB: MTILIAILVLGAIAALFGALLGYASVRFKVEADPIVDQLDALLPQTQCGQCGYPGCKPYAQAVADGEAINKCAPGGEDTIKKIADLMGVEVQPLDESHEQDNRPKVAFIIEEDCIGCTKCIQACPVDAILGAAKQMHTIISDECTGCDLCVAPCPVDCIEMRVIPETPQNWQWDLSAIPVKQLD; encoded by the coding sequence ATGACGATTCTTATTGCTATATTAGTGCTTGGCGCTATCGCCGCCTTATTTGGCGCCCTACTTGGCTATGCCTCAGTCCGCTTTAAAGTTGAAGCTGACCCTATCGTAGATCAACTCGATGCACTTTTACCGCAAACTCAATGTGGTCAATGTGGCTACCCAGGCTGTAAACCTTACGCTCAAGCCGTTGCAGATGGCGAGGCAATCAATAAATGTGCACCAGGTGGTGAAGACACAATTAAAAAGATTGCTGACCTTATGGGGGTTGAAGTACAGCCATTAGATGAAAGTCATGAACAAGATAACCGCCCCAAAGTCGCTTTTATTATTGAAGAAGATTGCATTGGCTGTACTAAATGTATTCAGGCCTGCCCAGTCGATGCCATTTTAGGTGCGGCAAAACAAATGCACACCATCATTAGCGATGAGTGTACAGGCTGCGATCTTTGTGTAGCTCCCTGCCCTGTCGATTGTATTGAAATGCGTGTCATCCCAGAAACCCCGCAAAATTGGCAGTGGGACTTATCTGCTATTCCCGTAAAGCAGTTGGATTAG